In a single window of the Biomphalaria glabrata chromosome 5, xgBioGlab47.1, whole genome shotgun sequence genome:
- the LOC106064011 gene encoding kelch-like protein 24 yields the protein MSGMLSAASVDWANKIRCNVVDGLRQSFHDGIFTDIEIEVSDCVFRCHKVFLCAISDYFLAMFTSGMRESVDSRVTIKDLSGSTFRAVLDFYYTCDRSVVNTDTAEDLLRAAGLLQMTTLQDNCESYYAENLNVDNALAVWDLAQCLHCEALADKAKRFILANFLDIYTEPDFLHIDAEHLNELLGDDDLRVPDEDYVCEAAVSWLRHDIGSRAKFFNDICVNLRLRYLSEDSSNRLLTFIRNECHLKDSILEGLTENRRYSFPEASSAVAMETPLSSRNYENMLVVIGVHKATGILPTVHAYSFNTKMWFKLSSLPFDPGVGYATCVLDNQLYMSGISLRKAYVLRYDPCANLWEECCQMPEKRRYHEMVVACNHVHAVCGWNKRDGVFTSIIQYHVTDDSWTSLGNLRVGVYSASACAVENIIYVFGGRADDSTRKRDIQSFNINTGQATIINQFPSAVTESRAIAINSSMYLALTNGSIMKVMESGTLSRHSVLPNFDRFNFGLLQRGSSILVVGGDTRYPSGSSQFVDILEVNGHDGKVKILQDRLFNNASAAACRILLIRRVILPRLSVPGIPQEQKFYH from the exons ATGTCTGGGATGCTTTCTGCTGCCAGTGTTGACTGGGCTAATAAAATTAGGTGTAATGTGGTTGATGGCTTAAGACAAAGTTTTCATGATGGAATATTTACTGACATTGAAATCGAG gTTAGTGACTGTGTTTTTCGATGCCACAAGGTTTTTCTTTGTGCTATATCAGACTACTTTCTGGCTATGTTCACTTCTGGGATGAGAGAAAGTGTTGACAGCCGAGTCACCATAAAGGATTTGTCTGGATCAACATTCAGGGCTGTGCTGGATTTTTACTATACTTGTGATAG ATCTGTGGTCAATACTGATACAGCAGAAGACTTGCTACGAGCAGCTGGTCTGCTCCAAATGACAACTTTACAAGACAATTGTGAATCTTACTATGCAGAAAACCTCAATGTAGACAATGCATTAGCTGTCTGGGACCTTGCGCAATGTTTACACTGTGAGGCCCTCGCCGACAAAGCCAAACGTTTCATCTTGGCCAACTTTCTGGACATTTACACAGAGCCAGATTTCTTACACATCGATGCAGAGCACTTGAATGAACTGCTAGGCGACGATGACCTTAGGGTGCCAGATGAAGACTATGTCTGTGAAGCAGCTGTCTCATGGCTAAGACATGACATTGGCAGTCGTGCCAAATTTTTTAATGACATCTGTGTTAATTTGAGATTAAGATACCTTTCTGAAGATTCTTCCAACAGATTGCTCACGTTTATTAGGAATGAATGCCATTTAAAAGATAGTATTCTCGAAGGACTTACAGAGAACAGAAGATACTCATTCCCAGAAGCTTCCAGTGCAGTAGCTATGGAAACACCCTTATCTTCTAGAAACTATGAGAACATGCTTGTAGTAATTGGAGTACATAAAGCAACTGGCATCCTTCCAACTGTTCATGCATATAGTTTTAACACAAAA ATGTGGTTTAAACTAAGCTCTTTGCCATTTGATCCTGGAGTTGGTTATGCAACATGTGTTTTAGACAACCAGCTTTATATGTCTGGAATATCTCTTCGCAAAGCATATGTACTACGATATGACCCTTGTGCCAACTTGTGGGAGGAGTGTTGCCAGATGCCAGAGAAGAGACGCTACCATGAAATGGTTGTAGCCTGCAACCATGTGCATGCAGTGTGTGGCTGGAATAAAAGGGATGGTGTCTTTACAAGCATCATTCAATATCATGTCACTGATGACTCCTGGACTAGCCTTGGCAATTTGCGTGTGGGTGTCTATTCTGCTTCTGCTTGTGCAGTCGAAAATATCATATATGTATTTGGTGGACGGGCAGATGACAGTACCCGCAAGAGAGATATACAGTCTTTTAACATCAATACTGGGCAGGCCACGATAATCAACCAGTTTCCCTCTGCAGTGACTGAGAGCAGGGCTATAGCTATCAACTCCTCCATGTATCTAGCATTAACTAACGGCTCCATCATGAAAGTCATGGAATCTGGGACCCTCTCACGACACAGCGTCCTTCCTAACTTTGACCGGTTTAACTTTGGACTCCTCCAACGTGGTAGCAGTATTCTTGTTGTAGGCGGGGACACACGATACCCATCTGGTTCCAGTCAGTTTGTAGATATTTTAGAGGTAAATGGACATGATGGCAAGGTCAAAATTCTTCAAGATCGTCTGTTCAATAATGCCAGTGCAGCTGCATGTAGAATTCTTCTGATACGTCGAGTTATCCTTCCAAGACTGTCTGTTCCTGGGATTCCCCAAGAGCAAAAATTCTATCACTAG